One window from the genome of Fundidesulfovibrio magnetotacticus encodes:
- a CDS encoding HDIG domain-containing metalloprotein gives MHPEIDPADVELLRAQGMNEEDLAHSVAVAEKALEIAARVASGGTALDRVLVARGALFHDLGKTITHAIEHGRLGAELGARLGLPPEVLAVMEKHIRGGLTPEEAREFGLPVKDYTLHGLEERVIIYADRLVDILTEDLVPLRDPLDAEERFEDILEAYPKYGKNEATMARYKGYHREIQGLMRAD, from the coding sequence ATGCATCCTGAGATCGACCCCGCCGACGTGGAGCTCCTGCGCGCCCAGGGCATGAACGAAGAAGACCTGGCCCACAGCGTGGCCGTGGCCGAGAAGGCCCTGGAGATCGCCGCCCGGGTCGCCTCCGGCGGCACGGCCCTGGACCGCGTGCTGGTCGCGCGCGGCGCGCTCTTCCACGACCTGGGCAAGACGATCACCCACGCCATCGAACACGGCCGCCTGGGCGCGGAACTTGGCGCGCGCCTGGGCCTGCCCCCCGAGGTGCTGGCCGTTATGGAGAAGCACATCCGGGGCGGCCTCACCCCGGAAGAGGCCCGCGAGTTCGGCCTTCCCGTGAAGGACTACACGCTCCACGGGCTGGAGGAGCGCGTGATCATCTACGCCGACCGCCTGGTGGACATCCTCACGGAAGACCTCGTTCCCCTGCGCGACCCCCTTGACGCCGAGGAGCGCTTCGAGGACATCCTGGAAGCCTATCCCAAATACGGCAAGAACGAGGCGACCATGGCCCGCTACAAGGGCTACCACCGCGAGATCCAGGGGCTCATGAGGGCCGACTGA
- a CDS encoding protein-tyrosine phosphatase family protein, whose translation MDQCLAVGAMPCKELHLELLKEHGVNAVLNLCAEYCDLPDIEREHGLTVHYLPIDDYDVPDPQALDQALDWLNAQVRGGGRVYIHCRFGMGRTGTVLYCLLLGRGMRLSEIRRAVGNLPARPVSPVQWRFVEDYARRRGLAPTWRDSLAGRLLTPLLDRLVARR comes from the coding sequence GTGGACCAGTGCCTCGCCGTGGGGGCCATGCCCTGCAAGGAACTCCACCTGGAGCTGCTCAAGGAGCACGGCGTGAACGCCGTGCTGAACCTCTGCGCCGAATACTGCGACCTGCCCGACATCGAGCGCGAGCACGGGCTCACGGTGCACTACCTGCCCATCGACGACTACGACGTGCCCGACCCCCAGGCCCTGGACCAGGCCCTGGACTGGCTGAACGCACAGGTGCGGGGCGGCGGGCGGGTGTACATCCACTGCCGCTTCGGCATGGGGCGCACGGGCACGGTGCTCTACTGCCTGCTCCTGGGCCGGGGCATGCGCCTGTCGGAAATCCGCCGCGCGGTGGGCAATCTGCCCGCGCGCCCCGTCAGCCCCGTGCAGTGGCGTTTCGTGGAAGACTACGCCCGACGGCGCGGCCTGGCCCCCACCTGGCGCGACTCCCTGGCGGGCCGCCTGCTGACCCCCCTGCTGGACCGGCTCGTCGCCCGGCGCTAG
- a CDS encoding Fur family transcriptional regulator, whose product MEPLNPASQTDRLAAILERLKAKGLRLTPQRLAIVKAVLAHPGHPTVEQIHREILNDYPTTSLATVYKTVALLKAEGEILELGFGEQGSRYDGLRPRPHPHMICSRCGEILDLELDDLDDIVARFAASTGYAVDSHRFDVFGVCPRCRESG is encoded by the coding sequence ATGGAACCCCTCAATCCCGCGTCCCAGACCGACCGCCTCGCCGCCATCCTGGAGCGGCTCAAGGCCAAGGGCCTGCGCCTCACCCCGCAGCGCCTGGCCATCGTCAAGGCCGTGCTGGCGCACCCGGGGCACCCCACGGTGGAGCAGATCCACCGCGAAATCCTGAACGACTACCCCACCACCAGCCTGGCCACCGTCTACAAGACCGTGGCCCTGCTCAAGGCCGAGGGCGAAATCCTCGAGCTGGGCTTCGGGGAACAGGGCAGCCGCTACGACGGCCTGCGCCCCAGGCCGCACCCCCACATGATCTGCTCGCGCTGCGGCGAAATCCTCGACCTGGAACTCGACGACCTCGATGACATCGTGGCCCGCTTCGCCGCCAGCACCGGCTACGCCGTGGACTCCCACCGCTTTGACGTGTTCGGCGTCTGCCCGCGCTGCAGGGAGTCCGGCTAG
- a CDS encoding PEP/pyruvate-binding domain-containing protein — translation MSLFSFLGRGNACRLLADPEAELAGRYRVFRELLGCNDAVLDALAALEQTWYGSEPFTMGAVRSTLAGLGRATASMAQALSGLAPKASEGLDAVNERLLALALAALEPPARTAEGPLAVSLDDLGSDALALASHAAGGKASNLARARVELGVPTPDGFALTAAAFQSFMEHAGLDALAARELEDLSPLDLPDLEARCDRIRAAVLAAPLPDDLTRALDESLAALAARSGARPLLAVRSSAVGEDGAASFAGQYESVLDVPFEGAAAALREVYAGKYIPRAVLYRLRHGLDDADAPMAVLVLAMVPAALSGVLYTLDPGAHDAPRMRLDAVHGLGDALVSGRSAAETTLIDLPSLEASGYGLLAPGLVGRLARLGLSLEEHFGAPQDVEWCVDRSGEVFVVQTRPLEVPELLEALAPADPGEPPGHETLLSGGVSACPGAASGPVLRVEGTVPAEVPLGAILVAANAAPELAALLDRAGGVIAAMGGAASHLASVAREMGVPALFGVRDCLEKLEEGMEVTLDATGARVLAGRVEALLTAAARPRSRLAGSPMHRRLRDCLDLVSPLTLTDPEADTFAPTGCKTLHDVVRFAHETALRAMFGLGGDPGEAGRAVRLKAQIPLTLYCVDLGGGLRDGLTTCGDARPEDIRSAPMRAIWRGFTHPGITWSGTVAFDPRSFLTLMASSATAEVGGGTPGGDSYALLGADYMNLSARFGYHFANIDAFQGETPARNHVAVRFAGGAGTFSGKCLRVAFLGRVLARLGFTAQISGDVLDARLQGALPGETAEALDHLGRLLAVSRLLDMAITSPAEAESMAEAFLAGDYDLLAKRRENPLPAFHLALGDWESVRDEDGAPIARQDGSRWATGLSRGLASFMGRLAGMRYQRFLDSVEAYFHFPLAAAKDTDMADGRVSVLTRPVSGAIDQAGGLAFGVRSAGTYLVLRINALEDNLMFFRFQDGRRTELASVRAPARAGEWRELAVEVRAGQVTGFLDGRPLLIYHFEEPVTGMVGLWTKADSVTDFKALTLETAAGKRTVAMGPDGPGGAPDPQVNPSAGMSDA, via the coding sequence ATGAGCCTCTTCAGCTTTCTCGGACGTGGAAATGCCTGCCGCCTCCTGGCCGATCCCGAGGCGGAACTGGCGGGCCGCTACAGGGTCTTCCGCGAACTTTTGGGGTGCAACGACGCCGTGCTGGACGCCCTGGCCGCCCTGGAACAGACCTGGTACGGCTCCGAGCCCTTCACCATGGGCGCGGTGCGCTCCACCCTTGCGGGGCTGGGCCGGGCCACGGCCTCCATGGCCCAGGCCCTCTCCGGCCTGGCCCCAAAGGCCTCGGAGGGCCTGGACGCGGTGAACGAACGCCTGCTCGCCCTGGCCCTGGCGGCCCTGGAGCCCCCCGCACGGACGGCCGAAGGCCCCTTGGCCGTCTCCCTGGACGACCTGGGGAGCGACGCCCTGGCCCTGGCGTCTCATGCGGCTGGCGGCAAGGCCTCCAACCTGGCGCGGGCGCGCGTGGAACTGGGCGTCCCCACGCCGGACGGTTTCGCCCTGACCGCCGCCGCCTTCCAGAGCTTCATGGAGCACGCGGGCCTGGACGCCCTGGCCGCGCGGGAACTGGAAGACCTCTCCCCCCTGGACCTGCCGGACCTGGAGGCCCGCTGCGACCGCATCCGCGCCGCCGTGCTGGCCGCCCCCCTGCCGGACGACCTGACCCGCGCCCTGGACGAGTCCCTCGCGGCCCTGGCCGCGCGCTCCGGCGCCCGGCCGCTCCTGGCGGTGCGCTCCTCGGCCGTGGGCGAGGACGGGGCCGCCAGCTTCGCCGGTCAGTACGAGTCGGTGCTGGACGTGCCCTTCGAGGGCGCGGCCGCCGCGCTCCGGGAGGTCTACGCGGGCAAATACATCCCGCGCGCCGTGCTCTACCGCCTGCGCCATGGCCTGGACGACGCCGACGCCCCCATGGCCGTGCTTGTGCTGGCCATGGTCCCGGCCGCCCTCAGCGGAGTGCTCTACACCCTCGACCCGGGCGCTCACGACGCCCCGCGCATGCGCCTGGACGCCGTGCATGGCCTGGGCGACGCCCTGGTGTCCGGGCGCTCGGCCGCCGAGACCACTCTGATCGACCTGCCGTCCCTGGAGGCCTCCGGGTACGGGCTCCTGGCCCCGGGCCTCGTCGGGCGGCTGGCCCGCCTGGGCCTGTCCCTGGAGGAGCACTTCGGCGCGCCCCAGGACGTTGAATGGTGCGTGGACCGTTCCGGCGAGGTGTTCGTTGTGCAGACGCGCCCCCTGGAGGTCCCCGAGCTCCTGGAGGCTTTGGCCCCGGCAGATCCCGGCGAGCCGCCAGGCCATGAGACGCTTCTCTCCGGGGGCGTGAGCGCCTGCCCCGGCGCGGCGTCGGGTCCGGTGCTGCGCGTGGAGGGGACCGTACCGGCGGAGGTCCCGCTCGGGGCGATCCTCGTCGCCGCCAACGCCGCGCCGGAACTGGCGGCGCTCCTGGACCGGGCGGGGGGCGTGATCGCGGCCATGGGCGGCGCGGCCAGCCACCTGGCCAGCGTGGCCCGCGAGATGGGCGTGCCCGCGCTCTTTGGGGTCCGGGACTGTCTGGAGAAGCTCGAAGAGGGCATGGAGGTCACCCTGGACGCCACGGGCGCGCGGGTGCTGGCCGGGCGCGTCGAGGCCCTCCTGACGGCGGCGGCCAGGCCGCGCTCCCGCCTGGCCGGAAGCCCCATGCACCGCCGCCTGCGCGACTGCCTGGACCTCGTCTCGCCGCTCACCCTCACGGACCCGGAAGCGGACACCTTCGCGCCCACGGGCTGCAAGACCCTGCACGACGTGGTGCGCTTCGCACACGAGACGGCCCTGCGCGCCATGTTCGGCCTGGGCGGCGACCCAGGCGAAGCGGGCCGCGCCGTGCGCCTCAAGGCCCAGATTCCCCTGACGCTCTACTGCGTGGACCTGGGCGGGGGCCTGCGCGACGGCCTCACCACCTGCGGGGACGCCCGGCCCGAGGACATCCGCAGCGCGCCCATGCGGGCCATCTGGCGGGGCTTCACCCACCCGGGCATCACCTGGTCGGGCACGGTGGCCTTCGATCCCAGGAGCTTCCTCACACTCATGGCCTCGTCGGCCACGGCCGAGGTGGGCGGAGGCACGCCGGGCGGCGACTCCTACGCCCTGCTGGGCGCGGACTACATGAACCTCTCGGCGCGTTTCGGCTACCACTTCGCCAACATCGACGCCTTCCAGGGCGAGACGCCCGCGCGCAACCACGTGGCGGTCCGCTTCGCGGGCGGGGCGGGCACGTTCTCGGGCAAGTGCCTGCGCGTGGCCTTCCTGGGCCGGGTGCTGGCGCGCCTGGGCTTCACGGCGCAGATCTCCGGCGACGTGCTGGACGCCCGCCTGCAAGGCGCGCTGCCCGGGGAAACGGCCGAGGCCCTGGACCATCTGGGCAGGCTCCTGGCCGTGAGCCGCCTGCTGGACATGGCCATCACCAGCCCGGCAGAGGCCGAGTCCATGGCCGAGGCCTTCCTGGCCGGAGACTACGACCTCCTGGCCAAGCGCCGCGAGAACCCCCTGCCCGCCTTCCACCTGGCCCTGGGCGACTGGGAGTCCGTCCGGGACGAAGACGGCGCGCCCATCGCCCGCCAGGACGGCTCGCGCTGGGCCACGGGGCTCTCCAGGGGGCTCGCCTCCTTCATGGGCAGGCTGGCGGGCATGCGCTACCAGCGCTTCCTGGACAGCGTGGAGGCCTACTTCCACTTCCCCCTGGCCGCGGCCAAGGACACGGACATGGCGGACGGCCGCGTGAGCGTGCTCACCCGCCCAGTGTCCGGGGCCATCGACCAGGCCGGGGGCCTGGCCTTCGGAGTGCGCTCGGCCGGGACCTACCTGGTGCTGCGCATCAACGCCCTGGAGGACAACCTGATGTTCTTCCGCTTCCAGGACGGCAGGCGCACGGAGTTGGCCAGCGTGCGCGCCCCGGCGCGCGCCGGGGAATGGCGCGAGCTGGCCGTGGAGGTCCGCGCCGGGCAGGTGACGGGATTCCTGGACGGAAGGCCGCTTCTCATCTACCATTTCGAGGAACCCGTGACGGGCATGGTGGGCCTGTGGACCAAGGCCGACTCGGTCACGGACTTCAAGGCACTGACCCTCGAAACCGCCGCCGGGAAACGCACGGTGGCCATGGGCCCGGACGGGCCGGGAGGAGCGCCTGACCCGCAGGTCAACCCCAGCGCCGGGATGTCCGACGCCTGA
- a CDS encoding acyltransferase, which translates to MSANAPSHAPKRQPALDLLRCLAIAGVVVMHCASPLTASPDPSAVWAGVLYSSLSLFCVPVMLMISGALLLGNPKPIDLKAFYGRRCMKILVPLLGWSLVYYLLVCLQTGTTPHVISFFKRFFTGMWSGPLWFLYMILGVYLMTPFMAQAFGRGREALAWTFTAIVFAVPALNFATRLIWEMELNRFLTGAVIPYYFGYFVLGNLLNEHPPRVPGGRWTLAAAFAAGALPSAFGEFAAKGVNTMLPNTFFSYQQPLAVLMSGAIFLFFKDWSPRLEGRAANVVREVSSLTYGIFLAHVLALSLVTGQLAGPLAGLWPRALTLDWNTGGPWIGPVLTGAAVFTLSALLVWGLRRVPVLGRIVP; encoded by the coding sequence ATGTCCGCCAATGCCCCATCCCATGCCCCGAAGCGGCAACCCGCCCTGGACCTCCTGCGCTGCCTGGCCATCGCCGGAGTGGTGGTGATGCACTGCGCATCGCCCCTGACCGCCTCGCCGGACCCATCGGCCGTCTGGGCCGGAGTGCTCTACTCCTCTCTCAGCCTGTTCTGCGTGCCCGTGATGCTCATGATCAGCGGCGCGCTGCTGCTGGGCAACCCCAAGCCCATCGACCTCAAGGCCTTCTACGGCAGGCGCTGCATGAAGATCCTCGTGCCCCTGCTGGGCTGGTCGCTGGTCTACTATCTGCTCGTGTGCCTCCAGACCGGGACCACGCCCCACGTCATCTCGTTCTTCAAGCGTTTCTTCACGGGCATGTGGAGCGGGCCGCTGTGGTTTCTCTACATGATCCTGGGCGTCTACCTGATGACCCCCTTCATGGCCCAGGCCTTCGGACGCGGCCGCGAGGCCCTGGCCTGGACCTTCACGGCCATCGTCTTCGCCGTGCCCGCGCTCAACTTCGCCACGCGCCTGATCTGGGAGATGGAGCTGAACAGGTTCCTCACCGGAGCGGTGATCCCCTACTATTTCGGCTATTTCGTTCTGGGCAACCTGCTCAACGAACACCCGCCCCGCGTGCCCGGCGGACGCTGGACCCTGGCGGCGGCCTTCGCGGCCGGGGCCCTGCCGAGCGCCTTCGGAGAGTTCGCGGCCAAAGGGGTGAACACCATGCTCCCCAACACCTTCTTCAGCTACCAGCAGCCCCTGGCGGTGCTCATGTCGGGGGCCATCTTCCTTTTCTTCAAGGACTGGTCCCCCAGGCTGGAGGGCCGGGCCGCCAACGTGGTGCGGGAGGTGAGCTCGCTCACCTACGGCATCTTCCTGGCCCACGTGCTGGCCCTCTCCCTGGTGACGGGGCAGCTGGCCGGACCGCTCGCTGGCCTGTGGCCCCGCGCCCTGACCCTGGACTGGAACACCGGCGGCCCCTGGATAGGCCCCGTGCTCACCGGCGCGGCGGTGTTCACGCTCTCGGCCCTGCTGGTGTGGGGGCTCAGGCGCGTGCCCGTGCTCGGGCGCATCGTGCCCTGA
- a CDS encoding ABC-F family ATP-binding cassette domain-containing protein, which produces MPWLVMSTIVSLRGVAKAHGARTLFSEVALTLHEGERVGLIGANGSGKSTLLRILAGAEAPDAGERILRRQARLAWVEQQDAFPGVETVEQAAALPLAGQGLDDAQLHVRVGEALSRTGFLDPTQPVESLSGGWRKRLALARALVQEPDLLLLDEPTNHLDLESTLWLERFLQGARFAFVVISHDRAFLENTARRMIELSPAYPGCCLDVEGPYSALLERREEYRAAQAGYESALANKVRREVEWLRRGAKARTTKAKARIDEAGRLMGELARAKERNAQAGSAGIDFQGGGRQTRRLVTVENLGHDAGGRTLFDGLDLVLSPGTRLGLVGANGSGKSTLLRILAGEQEPARGAVRRAPALETAYFDQAREQLDPEESLRRALAPHGDAVVHQGRQIHVASWAKRFLFRPDQLDLPVGLLSGGEQARLLIARLMLRPADVLLLDEPTNDLDIPTLEVLEESLREFPGAVALITHDRYLLDAVSTALLGLDGQGQAVPLASLEQWDAHLREAQAPRERREAEPPRRPARRPAKKLTYKEERELEGMEAAIGEAEAALAAREEELADPAVAHVASELEARLIRRDEAQAEVDRLYARWAELEDKQAALSDPGGE; this is translated from the coding sequence ATGCCCTGGCTCGTCATGAGCACCATCGTCTCCCTGCGCGGGGTCGCCAAGGCCCACGGCGCGCGCACGCTGTTTTCGGAAGTGGCCCTCACCCTGCACGAGGGCGAGCGCGTCGGCCTCATCGGGGCCAACGGGTCGGGCAAGTCCACACTCTTGCGCATCCTGGCCGGGGCCGAGGCCCCGGACGCGGGCGAGCGCATCCTGCGCCGTCAGGCCCGCCTGGCCTGGGTGGAACAGCAGGACGCCTTCCCCGGGGTCGAGACCGTGGAGCAGGCCGCGGCCCTGCCCCTGGCGGGCCAGGGCCTGGACGACGCCCAGCTCCACGTGCGCGTGGGCGAGGCCCTCTCGCGCACCGGCTTCCTCGACCCCACACAGCCGGTCGAATCCCTTTCGGGCGGCTGGCGCAAACGCCTGGCCCTGGCCCGCGCCTTGGTCCAGGAGCCGGATCTTCTGCTCCTGGACGAACCCACCAACCACCTGGACCTGGAGTCCACTCTCTGGCTGGAACGCTTCCTCCAGGGCGCGCGCTTCGCCTTCGTGGTGATCAGCCACGACAGGGCCTTCCTGGAGAACACCGCCCGGCGCATGATCGAGCTCTCCCCCGCCTATCCCGGCTGCTGCCTGGACGTGGAAGGCCCCTATTCGGCCCTGCTGGAGCGGCGCGAGGAATACCGCGCGGCCCAGGCCGGGTACGAGTCCGCCCTGGCCAACAAGGTGCGCCGCGAGGTGGAGTGGCTGCGCCGGGGGGCCAAGGCCCGCACCACCAAGGCCAAGGCGCGCATCGACGAGGCCGGGCGGCTCATGGGCGAACTGGCCCGCGCCAAGGAGCGCAACGCCCAGGCGGGCAGCGCGGGCATCGATTTCCAGGGCGGCGGCCGCCAGACGCGCAGGCTCGTCACCGTGGAGAACCTGGGGCACGACGCGGGCGGGCGCACGCTCTTCGACGGGCTGGACCTGGTGCTCTCGCCGGGCACGCGCCTGGGGCTGGTGGGGGCCAACGGGTCGGGCAAATCAACGCTCCTGCGCATCCTGGCCGGTGAGCAGGAGCCCGCGCGCGGCGCGGTGCGGCGCGCCCCGGCCCTGGAGACGGCCTATTTCGACCAGGCTCGCGAACAGCTAGACCCCGAAGAGAGCCTGCGCCGCGCCCTGGCCCCCCACGGCGACGCCGTGGTCCACCAGGGCCGCCAGATCCACGTGGCCTCCTGGGCCAAGCGCTTCCTCTTCCGGCCCGACCAGTTGGACCTGCCCGTGGGCCTGCTCTCGGGCGGCGAGCAGGCGCGGCTGCTCATCGCGCGGCTCATGCTGCGTCCGGCCGACGTGCTCCTGCTGGATGAGCCCACCAACGACCTGGACATCCCCACCCTGGAGGTCCTGGAGGAGAGCCTGCGCGAATTCCCCGGGGCCGTGGCCCTCATCACTCACGACCGCTACCTCCTGGACGCCGTGTCCACGGCCCTGCTGGGCCTGGACGGCCAGGGCCAGGCCGTGCCCCTGGCCTCCCTGGAGCAGTGGGACGCCCACCTGCGCGAGGCCCAGGCCCCCCGCGAGCGGCGCGAAGCGGAGCCGCCGCGCCGCCCGGCCAGGCGTCCGGCCAAAAAGCTCACCTACAAGGAGGAGCGGGAGCTGGAGGGCATGGAGGCGGCCATCGGAGAGGCCGAGGCGGCCCTTGCCGCGCGCGAGGAGGAGCTGGCCGATCCGGCCGTGGCCCACGTGGCCAGCGAACTGGAGGCCCGCCTGATCCGGCGCGACGAGGCCCAGGCCGAGGTGGACCGGCTCTACGCCCGCTGGGCGGAGCTGGAGGACAAGCAGGCCGCGCTCTCCGATCCCGGAGGGGAGTGA
- a CDS encoding catalase — MTKKRLTTNAGAPVPDNQNAMTAGPRGPMLLQDVWFLEKLAHFDREVIPERRMHAKGSGAYGTFTVTHDITRYSKAKIFSEIGKKTDLFVRFSTVAGERGAADAERDIRGFAIKFYTEEGNWDLVGNNTPVFFLRDPLKFPDLNHAVKRDPRTNLRSARNNWDFWTSLPEALHQVTVVMSDRGIPATYRHMHGFGSHTFSFLNAGGERFWVKFHLKSQQGIKNLTDAEAEELVGRDRESHQRDLYDSIEKGDLPRWTFCVQVMPEKDAAKLPYHPFDLTKVWLHADYPLMEVGVLELNRNPENYFAEVEQAAFNPANVVPGIGFSPDKMLQGRLFSYGDAQRYRLGVNHHLIPVNAARCPFHSYHRDGAMRVDGNHGSTLGYEPNSYGEWRQQPDFAEPPLALDGAADHWNFREDDADYFAQPGKLFRLMTPAQQEALFGNTARAMGDAPLEIKLRHVGNCLKADPAYGKGVAKALGIPEGDLPA; from the coding sequence GTGACCAAGAAGCGCCTCACCACCAACGCCGGAGCCCCCGTCCCCGACAACCAGAACGCCATGACCGCCGGGCCGCGCGGCCCCATGCTCCTCCAGGACGTGTGGTTCCTGGAGAAGCTGGCCCACTTCGACCGCGAGGTCATCCCCGAGCGGCGCATGCACGCCAAGGGTTCCGGGGCCTACGGAACCTTCACCGTCACCCACGACATCACCCGCTACTCCAAGGCCAAAATCTTTTCCGAAATCGGCAAGAAGACCGACCTCTTCGTGCGCTTCTCCACCGTGGCCGGAGAGCGCGGCGCGGCCGACGCCGAACGCGACATCCGGGGCTTCGCCATCAAGTTCTACACCGAGGAAGGCAACTGGGACCTGGTGGGCAACAACACCCCCGTGTTCTTCCTGCGCGATCCCCTGAAATTCCCCGACCTCAACCACGCCGTGAAGCGCGACCCGCGCACCAACCTGCGCAGCGCCAGGAACAACTGGGACTTCTGGACCTCGCTCCCCGAGGCCCTGCACCAGGTCACCGTGGTCATGAGCGACCGGGGCATCCCCGCCACCTACCGCCACATGCACGGCTTCGGCAGCCACACCTTCAGCTTCCTCAACGCCGGGGGTGAACGCTTCTGGGTGAAGTTCCACCTCAAGAGCCAGCAGGGCATCAAGAACCTCACCGACGCCGAAGCCGAAGAGCTCGTGGGCCGCGACCGCGAAAGCCACCAGCGCGACCTCTACGACAGCATCGAAAAGGGCGACCTCCCCCGCTGGACCTTCTGCGTCCAGGTGATGCCCGAAAAGGACGCCGCCAAGCTGCCCTACCACCCCTTCGACCTCACCAAGGTCTGGCTCCACGCGGATTATCCGCTCATGGAGGTGGGCGTGCTGGAGCTCAACCGAAACCCCGAGAACTACTTCGCCGAGGTGGAGCAGGCGGCCTTCAACCCGGCCAACGTGGTCCCGGGCATCGGCTTCTCCCCCGACAAGATGCTCCAGGGGCGGCTCTTCTCCTACGGCGACGCCCAGCGCTACCGCCTGGGCGTGAACCACCACCTCATCCCCGTGAACGCCGCGCGCTGCCCCTTCCACAGCTACCACCGCGACGGGGCCATGCGCGTGGACGGCAACCACGGTTCCACCCTGGGCTACGAGCCCAACAGTTACGGCGAATGGCGGCAGCAGCCCGACTTCGCCGAGCCCCCCCTGGCCCTGGACGGAGCCGCGGACCACTGGAACTTCCGCGAGGACGACGCCGACTACTTCGCCCAGCCCGGCAAGCTCTTCCGTCTCATGACCCCCGCCCAGCAGGAGGCCCTTTTCGGCAACACCGCCCGGGCCATGGGCGACGCGCCTCTGGAGATCAAGCTGCGCCACGTGGGCAACTGCCTCAAGGCCGATCCGGCCTACGGCAAGGGCGTGGCCAAGGCCCTGGGCATACCCGAGGGCGACCTGCCCGCGTAG
- a CDS encoding MFS transporter: MTATPFRLLCAAGFLAILSTTMAKNPALPLFAASLGAGPEGVGLVSALSPLAGVLAGIPGGLCADAFGRRRMLLGSSVVFATAPLAYLLVDSVAGLALARFYHGLATGVFMPVAQAAVADACAVTRGERLGAFSSATLAGRFLAPTLGGLALGGGFAAVYGLCALAGIGAMLLTFRLPPLEERSAAACRPRALDGLRELLASPGIRAGCLLEAGILFAYGAFEAFLPLLCLERGLPAWMTGLVFSAQILAVALTKPFFGRLSDRLSRDGAGRPAQMLAGAALTALSCAALPLAPGLWGLSALSVALGLSLSVATSASTAYVADLARREHRGAAMGVLGSVMDVGHSAGPLAAGAAAALAGSAGAFAAGAAVLAAATLAAWRIRRRALPGGSP; the protein is encoded by the coding sequence ATGACGGCGACGCCCTTCCGGCTGCTGTGCGCCGCCGGATTCCTGGCCATCCTCTCCACCACCATGGCCAAGAATCCGGCCCTGCCCCTCTTCGCGGCCAGCCTCGGCGCGGGGCCGGAGGGCGTGGGCCTGGTGAGCGCCCTCTCGCCCCTGGCCGGAGTGCTCGCGGGCATCCCGGGCGGCCTGTGCGCCGACGCCTTCGGCAGGCGGCGCATGCTCCTTGGCTCCTCCGTGGTGTTCGCCACCGCGCCCCTGGCCTACCTCCTGGTGGACTCCGTGGCCGGGCTGGCCCTGGCGCGCTTCTACCACGGGCTGGCCACGGGCGTGTTCATGCCCGTGGCCCAGGCCGCCGTGGCCGACGCCTGCGCCGTCACGCGCGGCGAGAGGCTGGGCGCGTTCTCCTCGGCCACCCTGGCCGGGCGTTTCCTGGCCCCCACCCTGGGCGGGCTGGCCCTCGGGGGCGGGTTCGCGGCGGTCTACGGCCTGTGCGCCCTGGCCGGGATCGGGGCCATGCTCCTCACGTTTCGCCTGCCGCCCCTGGAGGAGCGCAGCGCGGCGGCCTGCCGCCCCCGGGCGCTGGACGGCCTGCGCGAACTGCTGGCCAGCCCGGGCATCCGCGCGGGCTGCCTGCTGGAAGCGGGCATCCTCTTCGCCTACGGCGCGTTCGAGGCCTTCCTGCCCCTGCTCTGCCTGGAGCGCGGACTCCCGGCGTGGATGACGGGCCTGGTGTTCTCGGCCCAGATCCTGGCCGTGGCCCTCACCAAACCCTTCTTCGGACGCCTCTCCGACCGCCTGAGCCGGGACGGCGCGGGCCGCCCGGCCCAGATGCTCGCCGGGGCCGCCCTTACGGCCCTGTCCTGCGCGGCTTTGCCCCTCGCCCCGGGGCTCTGGGGCCTGTCCGCCCTGTCCGTGGCCCTGGGCCTGTCCCTCTCGGTGGCCACCTCGGCCTCCACGGCCTACGTGGCGGACCTGGCCCGCCGGGAGCACCGGGGCGCGGCCATGGGCGTGCTGGGTTCGGTGATGGACGTGGGACACTCGGCAGGCCCCCTGGCCGCCGGAGCGGCCGCCGCCCTGGCGGGCAGCGCCGGGGCGTTCGCCGCCGGGGCGGCCGTGCTGGCCGCCGCGACCCTTGCCGCGTGGCGCATCCGCCGCCGCGCGCTTCCCGGAGGATCTCCATGA
- a CDS encoding CBS domain-containing protein, with protein sequence MKVKDAMSKRIMFVGKDATAAQAMRIMAENNMRRLMVEVDKAGEIYGAVTVRDMIAKVIAPGLDPTAVRVADIMNVKLVAASPEDSLQDAAKVMEEKNVAGMPVFEGTKLVGVIAMWDILIALGVHGKAS encoded by the coding sequence ATGAAAGTCAAAGACGCCATGTCCAAGCGGATCATGTTTGTGGGCAAGGACGCCACGGCGGCCCAGGCCATGCGCATCATGGCCGAGAACAACATGCGCCGGCTCATGGTCGAGGTGGACAAGGCCGGGGAAATCTACGGAGCCGTCACCGTGCGCGACATGATCGCCAAGGTCATCGCGCCGGGGCTGGACCCCACGGCCGTTCGCGTGGCGGACATCATGAACGTCAAGCTCGTCGCGGCCTCGCCCGAGGACTCGCTCCAGGACGCCGCCAAGGTGATGGAGGAGAAGAACGTGGCCGGCATGCCGGTGTTCGAGGGCACGAAGCTCGTGGGGGTGATCGCCATGTGGGACATCCTTATCGCCCTGGGCGTGCACGGCAAGGCCTCCTGA